ctctctctctctctctctctctctctctctctctctctctctctctctctctcttgccctgtctctctctctctctctctctctctctctctctctctcttgccctgtctctctctctctctctctctctctctctctctctctctctctctcttgccctgtctctctctctctcttgccctgtctctctctctctctctctctctctctctctctcttgccctgtctctctctctctctctcttgccctgtctctctctctctctctctctctctctctctctcaccatctctctctctctctctcaccatccctctctctctctctctctctctctctctctctctctctctctctctctctctctctctcactctgtctctctctctcactctgtctctctcactctcactctgtctctctctctctctctctctctctctctcactctgtctctctctctcactctgtctctctcactctctctctcccgctctcgccctgtctccctctctctctctctctctctctctctctcttgccctgtCTCCCGCTCTCACCctgtctcccccccccctctctctctctctctcttgccctgtctctctctctctctgtctctctctctctcttgccctgtctccctctctctctcgccctgtctcccgctctctctctctcttttgccctgtctctctctctctctcgccctgtCTCTcgccctgtctctctctctctctctcgccctgtCTCttgccctgtctctctctctctctctctctctctccctctctctctcaccctgtctgtctccctctctctctcttgccctctctctctctctctctctctctctctctctctctctctctctcgccctgtctccctctctctctctctcttgccctgtCTCCCGCTCTCACCCtgtctccccctccctctctctctcaccctgtctctctctctctctcgccctgtctccctctctccctccctctctctctctctcttgccctgtctctctctctctctctctctctctctctctctctcttgccctgtctcccgctctctctctctctctctctctctcttgccctgtctctctctctagctctgagATATGTCAGATTCAGCAGACCACACGATGGAGGCGGAGCCTCTAAAAAACCACCAGGAAGAAATGGGTGGGCCTAATGGGCGGGGCTGTACAGGGAAAGTGGGCGTGTCTAAGCTGTCAGGGTGGCGCACGGCAGCGTTCCTGCTCTCGATGTTCATCTGCCTGGGTGTGGTGTTCGCCTTCTCCTTTATCCTGCCCTGTCCGGTCAGACCCCAGTACGAGCCCACCTGGAACCTGACTGTACCTGcagcaggtaacacacacacacacacacacacacacaccttcataggTTTACTACAGATTTATAAAAGCACTGCTGTATAATTGATGTTCCATTAGATATGaatgttgcgtgtgtgtgtatgggtgtgtttcaGTGACATACGACTTCCTAGCTATTGGTGATGCGAATAAAGACAAAGTGCTGGATGTGTTCCTCATCTATAAGAGCTCAGAGGGTCTCAAGAACCACACCTGCATCGGAGAaggtctctcacacacacacacacacacacacacacacacacacagagctcattaCTACTAAAACTCCAGTACTTACTACTGAATACCTagtagtgaagtgtgtgtgtgtgtgtgtgtcaggtctgTCCTCTCCATGTCTCTTTATCCTGGCTGTTGATGGCACTGATGGGAAGTTGCTATGGGAAACCCCTCTGGTTGCTGAATTTGATTGGGCAGAATGTGGAGTGGGTGGAGCCAAAGGTAAAGAGGGGAACCTGTGTGTGGTGGCTCACGCTGGTTATCTCACCaccactgacatacacacaggtatgtctctctctctctctctcacacacacacacctgtccacacacagatgtacacatgcgtgcacacacagactcacacccacactctaaacaggtgtgtgtgtgtgtttgggtgcagGTAAAATCCTCTCTAGCTCTttggtcagtaacagtaacccTCCGGTCATCAGTCTGCCTGATCTGAACAACGACAAAACCACTGACTTTGCAGTGCTGGCTTCAGcggtatgtatacacacacacacacacacacacacacacctgcactggtACCTTGAAGTGTGTTTCTAAtgttcctgaaaaggttcctgtTGTGGATCTCTGGAGGTCCGTCTGAAAGCCCTCAGAGGAATGAATAATCCACAGAGATTGTTGTGATGTCGGTCTGAAACCATGGCGACAAGCTCCTCCCAATTTTAACTGGCTACACACTTTTGATCTGAATAGCTATGGTTGAAAATATTAAttaagatgtaaaaaaaaaacaacaacaacttctcACTCTTCCAGACGGAGCTGGTCTTCTTCTCAGGTAAATCGGGTGACATGATTGGCTCCAAGGTAGATGTGGGTGTGGCTTCGAGGGAAATGAAGTCTCACCTGCAGTTCAGCACTGTGAGTGAAGCGCAGTACCTCCTGCTCCATACAGGTGAGTGTTCTGTGACCCACACGTCTGGAGAGATGTCTAAAGCTCTGGTGTTACTGGACAGATTATTTTGACCGGTGCACAGTGAATGGAGGAAGTCTTCACAGCGTCTCAATTTTTCCACATGTTGTTATATTAGTcttattccaaaatggattaaattcattattttactcAAAATTCTGCAAACAATGCCCCgtaattcaattttttttcaattcaacatttatttatatagcaacAACCTAAATTGAACCAAAGTGCTTTACAGTGTTAAAAAGTGATTAaaacaatgaaattaaataaaattgaaacaatgaaataaaatgaaattgaaataaaataacagtgagatatacaaaacacagaaaatgatTATAAGCCAAAAGCCATTTCAAATAAGTGAGTCTTGAGTTTGGCTTTAAACAGAGGCAGGTCAGTAATAGTACGCAACTCATAAGGAATTGTGTTCCAGGGTTTAGGACCGGCCACTGCAAAGGAGCCATCACCCCACTGTTTGTACCTCGACCGAGGGACCTCTAGTATGTTCTGGTCAGCAGAACGTAAAGCTCTACTTTGTTTGTAAAAGCTTACTGACTCACACAAGTAAGAAGGTGCCAGGCCATTGACTGcactaaaaacaaacagcagaagtTTAAATTGTATCCGGAACTGTATACAACTgtaagccagtggagggaattCAGGGTTGGTGTGATATGATCATATTTATGAGTATTAATCAGCATACGAGCTGCAGCATTCCGTACAAGTTGCAGGTGAAGCAGACGAGCTTGATTGACTCCAACATAAAGAGCGTTGCAATAGTCTAGCCAGGAACTAATAAAAGCGTGAATGGCTTTCTCTAGATCACTCCAACTCAGAAAGGGCTTGATCTTTGCAAGATGGAAAAATCCTGCCTTGACAACAGAGTCAATGTGTAGCTGGACGTTTAAACTGGTGTCTAAAGTCACCCCCAAATTTTTGACTGCTTGGCTAAAATGAGGGGCTGGAGAATCAAGACCAGCAGCAACAAAACTGGGAAGGTTGGAGGTGCCAAAAAGAATACATTCTGTTTTACCCTCATTCACACAGAGACAATTCTGTGACAGCCAGAGTTTGATGTCATACAAACATCTGTGGATGGATTCAAGAGCATCAGAAGAATTTGGCAGACTGGCAGATAGATTTGTAAATCATCTGCATAGAGATGAAACGAAACGTTGTGCTTTGAAATAATCAACCCTAATGGCAACATGTACAAAGGAAATAGAACAGGGCCCAAAATGGAACCCTGTGGAACACCAGAGGTCAAAGCAGCTGGGGAGGAGGAGAGATCACCAATCATAACAGAGAAAGTCCAGTTTGATAAATATGACCTAAACCATTGCAGTACGGGATCTTGAAGGCCAACTTGTTGTGCCAGGCGTGTCAGGAGAATCGAGTGGTCAACAGTAACAAATGCAGCAGTGATGTCCAAAATCACTAGCAGCACAGGTTTTTTAGAATCAAGGGACAAAAGAATATCATTCTGTACCTTTAGGAGAGCGGATTCATTGCTATGACGTGTTCTAAATCCAGACTGGAATTTCTCTAGGATATGATTTCTTTCCAAAAAAGACTGCAACTGGATGAAAACAACTTTTTCTAAAACCTTagataaaaaagataaatgagaCACTGGTCTGTAGTTAGACAGTATTGCAGGATCGAGATTGGATTTCTTGAGAACAGGCCTGACCACAGCATGCTTAAAAACATCTGGGACAGACCCTGAACTGAGGCAGCTGTAAATAAATGAGAGGAGACATGGGCCCCTTTTGTTAAAAACCTATTTCAGTACTCTGGATGGAATAATGTCTAGAGGACAGTTAGTTGGGGATAACTGCTGGACCACCTCAGAGAGAAGAGATAGGGACACTGGCTCAAACATATTAAACACAAATGAGGGCATAGAAGAAGAGCATATGTCAAGACCATTGGACGTGTTGATAATGTTCTGCCTAACGGAGGCCACCTTGTCAACAAAATGATTAAGAAATTCATCACAAGTTGACTTTGATGCATGTTTCAGAACATTGCAAGACGGATTTATGACAGACTGGATTGTATTAAATAACACCCTAGGCCGATTACAGCTGGTGGAAATTACATTTGACAAGTACATACATTCTTTAACGCTTTTTGATAGTCAGAAAGACTATCACGCAGTATACCCAGTGATACATGCAACTTGTCCTTCTTCCACCTGCGCTTAGCTTGTCTGCAGTGCTGCCTGAGGGCACGCGTAGTATCATTGAGCCAAGGGTCAGGTTTGGTTTTCATGGATCTGTCCTTGAAAGGTGCAATGGAGTCCAAAATCCCTGTGCAGGTGGAGTAGAGGGCAGAGATAAAATCCTCTGGGCACAGAGGAGAAGAAGCCAACTCATCCTGGATGTAAAGACTAGTGTTCATGAATGTAGCAGCAAACTCTCCAGCTGTGGTGGCAGTGATGGTACGGCGGCGGCAGGCTGGGGTGAGAGATTTGATGGCAGAAAGGGGAGCAGTAAATTCAAAAATGACAGGAAAGTGATCCGAGATGCAAATGTCAGTTATTTCTGAGATGGATACCGGAAGTCCATGTGAGATTATAAGGTCCAGTGTGTGACCATGCTGATGCGTTGGGTCATGTACTGATTGTGTCAGGTCAAAGGAGTTCAAAAGACTTTGAAACTCATTTACCAGTTGGCTGGACAGACAATAGacatgaatattaaaatctcCACATACGAGAAAGCTGTCATATTCAGGAATTAATTCAGCAACTAACTCTGAGAACCCAGAGATAAAGTCCTTATTGTATATAGGTGGATGATAGATAATAGCACATAATACAGGACATGCAAACTGAATCAAAACCAGTTGTAGCTCAAAGCTACTATAGTTTTTACACGGGAGTAAACGGCAGCTGAAACTTTGTTTGAATACCGCAGCCAGTCCTCCACCGTGACGGGACACTCGCGGCGTACTCAAGAAGGAATAGccgggagggaggagggaggagaaggTGCTATTATCACCTGGTTTTAACCAGGTCTCCGTGAGCAAAAGAAAATCCAAATCACGGGTGGAAATTAGATCGTTCAAAATGAAAGTCTTAATTGTGAGTGATCGAGTGTTCAACAAGGCTGCACGTACATAATGACAATGTGAAAGatgtttgtttgaaatctttgtaaatttattaaaaataaaaaacaaaaaaaatcacatttacatAGTTGTTTACAGTCTTTGCCATGACACTCAGTATTGAACTTCTGTTTCCACTGATCCTCCCTGAGATGTGTCTACAACTTGATAGTCCACCTGTGGTCAATTCAGTTGATTAGACATGATCTGGAAAGGCACACACGTGTCTATATAAGGTCCCACAGCTAACAGTGCATATCAGAGTAGGTCATTGAAGGTCCCAGTGAGCACAGTGGTCATCATCTGTAAATGGAAGAAGTTTGGAACCACCAGGACACTTCCTAGAGCAGGCCGTCTGGCCAAACCGAACTAAAAGGGGAGAAGAGCTCCAGCATTTCTCTGTGGAGAgaggagaaccttccagaaaaACAACCATCTCTGCAGCACTCCACCAATCAGGCCTGTATGAAAAAGGCACATGACTGCCCGGCTGGAATTTGCCCAAAGGCCATTGAAGGACTCTCGGACCATGAGATACAAaattctctggtctgatgaaacaaAGATTGAACTCTTTGACCTGAATGACAAGCTCATGTCTGGAGGAAACCAGGCACCGGTCATCACCTGGCCAGTACCAtccctacagtgaagcatggtggtggcaacCTGCTCCAGAGTGCTCTGGACCTCAGACTGGGGCGACGGTTCATCTTCCGACCTTAAGCACACAGCCAAGATAGCAAAGGAGTGGCTACCAGACAACTCTGTGAATGTCCTTGAATGACCCAGCCAGAGCCCAGACCTGAACCTGACTGAACATCTCTGGTGCACTaacgctctgtctctctctcagtcagagGGCTGTATGCAGTGAGTTTGGGAAGGTTGGCTGCGAAGCCTCGCTCTGGCCTCGACTCCAATCTGAAGAGCGAGAAAAGCTGGGAGCAAAGAGCCGATAGCGAGGGATTCATCACACTATACGagtatgatacacacacacacacacacacacacacacacacacacacacacacacagaatcagacATATAAACACTATAATGTTTATCattctaaatatgaaatatttatatatattatatattttctctctctctctctctctctctctctctctctctctctctgtagctccgcccctttgCAGTCTGTATTGAAGGTAAGAGGAGGATATTCAAGCTCCTCCCCCTCACTCCTGCTTCAGACAAACTCCACTGTGATGCTTTTTGACACACAGAAACTCAGCATTACCTGGACTACAAACACAAGCAAACTGAtaaggtacacactacacacacacacacacacacacacagtcagaaggAGTACACAGGAAAccttatatacatatacaaacatacatgcctgaagactgtgtgtgtgtgtgtgtgtgtgtggtcagtactCCATCATTTGGACAGTTCAACAAAAATGGAGTTCCTGATATTGTGCTTGAGGAAGACCAGGGAAACGACACCAAGAGAGTGAGTATCTGACCACAGATCGAGTCACAGTGATTTAATTCAGTTACACTGCTTTAAAGGTCAactcttcattatttttcactGTTTATCTTCTACACAGGCAGAACGGTCAGTGGATCACCTGGGATCAGTTAGGGGtaggggtgggggtggtggtggtggtggggtgacCCTACATGTAGTCAGCAGGACCAGTTTGGATTTGACGTTAATAGTGTAGGTCATTCAGCCCAGATGAGATTTAAGTGAAGGTCAGTCATGAGAGTCAGGAGTAGACATTAGGGGATCGGACATTAGGGGATCGGACACTGGGGCAGGATTTAGTAATATGAGTTAATAAAGCCGAGATAGGTGTAtgttaatcgtgtgtgtgtgtctgtgtgtgtgtgaggtggtgattGTAGATGGACAGGAGGGCAGTGTGTTGTGGGAGGTGTTCTTGCCGTTCCACTTTAACTATCCACAGCCAGCTTCTGTTCTCAGCCTCAACTACTACTCTGTGTTCATGCTGtggggagacacacacacacacaccgataacatggtgagtgtacacacacacatacacacacacacacaccgataacatggtgagtgtacacacacacatacacacacatagataacatggtgagtgtacacacacacacacacccataacatggtgagtgtacacacacacacacacacacacaccgataacatggtgagtgtacacacacacatgcacacacacaccgataacatggtgagtgtacacacacacatacacacacacacacaccgataacatggtgagtgtacacacacacacacatacacatacacacatcgataacatggtgagtgtacacatacacacacacatacacacacacacacacacatacacatacacatacacacacaccgataacatggtgagtgtacacacacacacatacacacacacacacacatacacacatacacacacacctataacatggtgagtgtacacacacacacacacatacacatacacacatacacacacacacaccgacaacAGGgtgaatgtacacacacacacacacaccgacaacAGGgtgaatgtacacacacacacacaacatggtgagtgtacacacacacacacacacccataacatgg
The nucleotide sequence above comes from Hemibagrus wyckioides isolate EC202008001 linkage group LG01, SWU_Hwy_1.0, whole genome shotgun sequence. Encoded proteins:
- the LOC131357009 gene encoding protein FAM234A-like isoform X1 is translated as MSDSADHTMEAEPLKNHQEEMGGPNGRGCTGKVGVSKLSGWRTAAFLLSMFICLGVVFAFSFILPCPVRPQYEPTWNLTVPAAVTYDFLAIGDANKDKVLDVFLIYKSSEGLKNHTCIGEGLSSPCLFILAVDGTDGKLLWETPLVAEFDWAECGVGGAKGKEGNLCVVAHAGYLTTTDIHTGKILSSSLVSNSNPPVISLPDLNNDKTTDFAVLASATELVFFSGKSGDMIGSKVDVGVASREMKSHLQFSTVSEAQYLLLHTVRGLYAVSLGRLAAKPRSGLDSNLKSEKSWEQRADSEGFITLYDSAPLQSVLKVRGGYSSSSPSLLLQTNSTVMLFDTQKLSITWTTNTSKLISTPSFGQFNKNGVPDIVLEEDQGNDTKRVVIVDGQEGSVLWEVFLPFHFNYPQPASVLSLNYYSVFMLWGDTHTHTDNMSSEVEDHSSYLLHPLHSDVLLERRNPAQHIITSKGEGVMAEDIQQKLQQYRTAPFDARFPNQNQTRNCWQNYLDYYRCNKALEAKGVDTAPCDWYKRVYKSLCPISWIEKWDTQRDEGTFPGKI
- the LOC131357009 gene encoding protein FAM234A-like isoform X2, with product MSDSADHTMEAEPLKNHQEEMGGPNGRGCTGKVGVSKLSGWRTAAFLLSMFICLGVVFAFSFILPCPVRPQYEPTWNLTVPAAVTYDFLAIGDANKDKVLDVFLIYKSSEGLKNHTCIGEGLSSPCLFILAVDGTDGKLLWETPLVAEFDWAECGVGGAKGKEGNLCVVAHAGYLTTTDIHTGKILSSSLVSNSNPPVISLPDLNNDKTTDFAVLASATELVFFSGKSGDMIGSKVDVGVASREMKSHLQFSTVSEAQYLLLHTVRGLYAVSLGRLAAKPRSGLDSNLKSEKSWEQRADSEGFITLYDSAPLQSVLKVRGGYSSSSPSLLLQTNSTVMLFDTQKLSITWTTNTSKLISTPSFGQFNKNGVPDIVLEEDQGNDTKRVVIVDGQEGSVLWEVFLPFHFNYPQPASVLSLNYYSVFMLWGDTHTHTDNMSSEVEDHSSYLLHPLHSDVLLERRNPAQHIITSKALLLERGRHACYLVLSGEDGAQNKGAGLDRMQPVVLTKRKIKEDVSESSVIGVGGAGRLGGDVSGQAESVKEAFYRLRFSDQTQ